Proteins encoded by one window of Pseudochaenichthys georgianus chromosome 9, fPseGeo1.2, whole genome shotgun sequence:
- the LOC117452493 gene encoding calphotin-like isoform X2 produces MPSKRKKNKRRMRRTQAQRIILEEQHAANPPAKGTPGIAVGAPPTAVPKKGAKAPVRELARAPVKIPKVVPIAVPIVEVPIVEPVVKEPEPEPVAVVEPEPEPVAVVEPEPEPVAVVEPEPEPVAVVEPEPEPIDVAEPEAVPEPEPVVEEAPAEFEVEAPAPVVEEAPVVETPAEQPAEVEAAIEQEAEPIIPETEAITEVVHPAEAPVAAPVETEILTEEATTVTTATELTLDVCETVTEVKAEEEAVAITEASEEPLVELVSEPVAAEPAVEEAVAETVVEVVAEAVVEKVAAEVPEQEDEAEIEVLAEESPEVSAESVAITEDVAAPSEEIPVEPEIVPEAPVEEAEAPVTEVKEVLAECLVDDFVVTESVAAVEVAIAESAAVHAKVVEIIDTPSEPEVTPAEPAASPAEEMIIEAVPEQTCVDVLSELKTEICDMPCQMQSVQINSMEMSVEPTLNGHIVPELSIEG; encoded by the exons ATGCCCAGCAAGAGGAAGAAGAATAAGCGTCGCATGAGGCGGACA CAGGCCCAGAGGATAATCCTTGAAGAGCAGCATGCGGCCAACCCACCAGCCAAAGGGACTCCTGGGATTGCAGTTGGTGCTCCCCCTACAGCCGTCCCAAAGAAGGGGGCTAAAGCACCAGTTAGAGAACTGGCTAGAGCTCCAGTGAAGATCCCAAAGGTTGTTCCAATTGCAGTCCCTATTGTGGAAGTCCCCATAGTAGAACCAGTTGTGAAAGAGCCTGAACCAGAGCCTGTTGCAGTGGTGGAGCCTGAACCAGAGCCCGTTGCAGTGGTGGAGCCTGAACCAGAGCCCGTTGCAGTGGTGGAGCCTGAACCAGAGCCCGTTGCAGTGGTGGAGCCTGAGCCAGAGCCCATTGATGTAGCTGAGCCTGAGGCCGTGCCAGAACCAGAGCCTGTGGTGGAAGAAGCTCCAGCAGAATTTGAGGTTGAAGCCCCTGCCCCGGTCGTTGAAGAAGCTCCAGTTGTTGAGACCCCAGCAGAGCAACCTGCTGAAGTTGAGGCTGCGATAGAACAAGAAGCTGAACCTATCATTCCTGAAACAGAAGCAATAACAGAG GTTGTACACCCAGCTGAGGCTCCAGTAGCAGCCCCTGTTGAGACCGAG ATTCTGACAGAGGAGGCTACAACTGTAACCACAGCAACTGAACTG ACACTTGATGTCTGTGAGACAGTGACTGAAGTGAAGGCAGAGGAAGAAGCGGTCGCCATTACTGAAGCTTCTGAAGAACCATTGGTAGAACTTGTCAGTGAGCCGGTTGCTGCTGAACCCGCTGTAGAGGAGGCCGTTGCGGAAACTGTGGTGGAGGTTGTCGCAGAAGCAGTGGTTGAAAAGGTTGCCGCAGAGGTACCAGAACAGGAGGATGAAGCTGAAATCGAAGTGTTGGCTGAAGAATCACCTGAAGTCTCTGCCGAGTCTGTTGCTATCACAGAG GATGTTGCTGCCCCATCTGAGGAAATCCCAGTG GAGCCAGAAATCGTCCCTGAGGCTCCAGTAGAAGAGGCTGAAGCCCCTGTAACTGAAGTCAAGGAG GTCCTTGCTGAGTGCCTGGTCGATGACTTTGTTGTCACAGAATCTGTCGCTGCCGTGGAGGTCGCCATCGCTGAGTCTGCTGCTGTCCATGCG AAAGTTGTGGAAATTATCGACACCCCCTCAGAACCAGAGGTAACACCCGCTGAGCCTGCTGCATCCCCCGCAGAGGAGATGATCATT GAAGCCGTTCCTGAGCAGACTTGTGTGGATGTGCTGTCAGAACTCAAAACTGAAATTTGCGACATGCCCTGCCAGATGCAGTCTGTGCAGATCAACTCAATG GAGATGTCAGTGGAGCCAACGTTGAACGGACACATTGTTCCAGAGCTCTCCATCGAGGGCTAG
- the LOC117452493 gene encoding magnetosome-associated protein MamJ-like isoform X1, whose amino-acid sequence MPSKRKKNKRRMRRTQAQRIILEEQHAANPPAKGTPGIAVGAPPTAVPKKGAKAPVRELARAPVKIPKVVPIAVPIVEVPIVEPVVKEPEPEPVAVVEPEPEPVAVVEPEPEPVAVVEPEPEPVAVVEPEPEPIDVAEPEAVPEPEPVVEEAPAEFEVEAPAPVVEEAPVVETPAEQPAEVEAAIEQEAEPIIPETEAITEVVHPAEAPVAAPVETEILTEEATTVTTATELDVAAPSEEIPVEPEIVPEAPVEEAEAPVTEVKEVLAECLVDDFVVTESVAAVEVAIAESAAVHAKVVEIIDTPSEPEVTPAEPAASPAEEMIIEAVPEQTCVDVLSELKTEICDMPCQMQSVQINSMEMSVEPTLNGHIVPELSIEG is encoded by the exons ATGCCCAGCAAGAGGAAGAAGAATAAGCGTCGCATGAGGCGGACA CAGGCCCAGAGGATAATCCTTGAAGAGCAGCATGCGGCCAACCCACCAGCCAAAGGGACTCCTGGGATTGCAGTTGGTGCTCCCCCTACAGCCGTCCCAAAGAAGGGGGCTAAAGCACCAGTTAGAGAACTGGCTAGAGCTCCAGTGAAGATCCCAAAGGTTGTTCCAATTGCAGTCCCTATTGTGGAAGTCCCCATAGTAGAACCAGTTGTGAAAGAGCCTGAACCAGAGCCTGTTGCAGTGGTGGAGCCTGAACCAGAGCCCGTTGCAGTGGTGGAGCCTGAACCAGAGCCCGTTGCAGTGGTGGAGCCTGAACCAGAGCCCGTTGCAGTGGTGGAGCCTGAGCCAGAGCCCATTGATGTAGCTGAGCCTGAGGCCGTGCCAGAACCAGAGCCTGTGGTGGAAGAAGCTCCAGCAGAATTTGAGGTTGAAGCCCCTGCCCCGGTCGTTGAAGAAGCTCCAGTTGTTGAGACCCCAGCAGAGCAACCTGCTGAAGTTGAGGCTGCGATAGAACAAGAAGCTGAACCTATCATTCCTGAAACAGAAGCAATAACAGAG GTTGTACACCCAGCTGAGGCTCCAGTAGCAGCCCCTGTTGAGACCGAG ATTCTGACAGAGGAGGCTACAACTGTAACCACAGCAACTGAACTG GATGTTGCTGCCCCATCTGAGGAAATCCCAGTG GAGCCAGAAATCGTCCCTGAGGCTCCAGTAGAAGAGGCTGAAGCCCCTGTAACTGAAGTCAAGGAG GTCCTTGCTGAGTGCCTGGTCGATGACTTTGTTGTCACAGAATCTGTCGCTGCCGTGGAGGTCGCCATCGCTGAGTCTGCTGCTGTCCATGCG AAAGTTGTGGAAATTATCGACACCCCCTCAGAACCAGAGGTAACACCCGCTGAGCCTGCTGCATCCCCCGCAGAGGAGATGATCATT GAAGCCGTTCCTGAGCAGACTTGTGTGGATGTGCTGTCAGAACTCAAAACTGAAATTTGCGACATGCCCTGCCAGATGCAGTCTGTGCAGATCAACTCAATG GAGATGTCAGTGGAGCCAACGTTGAACGGACACATTGTTCCAGAGCTCTCCATCGAGGGCTAG